One region of Chelonoidis abingdonii isolate Lonesome George chromosome 14, CheloAbing_2.0, whole genome shotgun sequence genomic DNA includes:
- the LOC142047760 gene encoding LOW QUALITY PROTEIN: uncharacterized protein LOC142047760 (The sequence of the model RefSeq protein was modified relative to this genomic sequence to represent the inferred CDS: deleted 1 base in 1 codon), which produces MEQGSSSCSIPSLPCFVTGPIFAGCTFVSITTIFLLSVERSVAVLKPLHKRAVITKRQTVWLILLSWSMSFLLAVVPMISSPDITLQYNPCSKMCTYAFRAGRLPGTPWNIMLLFPAFDFSLLGGTFVINFITFTTIRLYCKARGWLGSEAQHNSRLSFSDITAAKTIGILTFAFSASFSPIAVFVVGSVLGYQWCQFSFYAFWILTSNSCWNMAIYSAWDPKFRQGVRELFSRPVLNSASQRPSRSTEGDSSAPACVAVLKEMFRPENA; this is translated from the exons AtggagcaggggagcagcagTTGCTCTATCCCATCCTTGCCCTGCTTCGTCACTGGACCCATCTTTGCTGGCTGCACCTTCGTCTCCATCACAACCATCTTCTTGCTGTCGGTGGAGAGGAGCGTGGCGGTGCTGAAGCCCCTGCACAAGAGGGCGGTGATCACCAAGCGGCAGACGGTTTGGCTCATCCTGCTCTCGTGGTCCATGAGCTTCTTGCTAGCAGTGGTGCCTATGATCTCTAGCCCAGACATCACCTTGCAGTATAACCCCTGCAGCAAGATGTGCACCTATGCCTTccgagcaggcaggctgcccggCACCCCCTGGAACATCATGCTGCTCTTCCCAGCCTTCGACTTCTCCTTGCTGGGGGGTACCTTTGTCATCAACTTCATCACCTTCACCACCATCCGCCTGTATTGCAAGGCCCGCGGGTGGCTGGGCAGTGAGGCACAGCACAACAGCCGCCTCTCCTTCTCCGACATCACCGCGGCAAAGACCATTGGCATCCTGACCTTTGCCTTCTCGGCCTCCTTCAGCCCTATTGCTGTCTTTGTGGTGGGCTCTGTGCTGGGCTACCAGTGGTGTCAGTTCTCCTTCTATGCCTTCTGGATTCTGACCTCCAacagc tgctggaacatggcCATCTACAGCGCTTGGGACCCCAAGTTCCGGCAAGGAGTCAGGGAGCTGTTCAGCAGGCCAGTGCTGAACTCTGCCTCCCAGCGCCCCAGCCGCTCCACAGAAGGagacagctctgctccagcctgtgTGGCTGTCCTTAAGGAGATGTTTCGCCCAGAGAACGCCTGA